The following proteins are co-located in the Vigna angularis cultivar LongXiaoDou No.4 chromosome 2, ASM1680809v1, whole genome shotgun sequence genome:
- the LOC108327113 gene encoding uncharacterized protein LOC108327113 — protein sequence MDSASMQVATSKNFLCPNASVAKVAGSKKIATVNFRSKFKGCETKIHVVSSNGSVSSCSSRPSVSSLKADDNKRRSNLESLFCYDKAIPEEIIEKPIGLSLEEKSIGNNPRCTDCEAKGAVLCVTCAGSGLYVDSILESQGIIVKVRCLGCGGTGNIMCAECGGRGHLGPK from the exons ATGGATTCAGCTTCTATGCAAGTAGCCACCTCAAAAAATTTTCTTTGCCCAAATGCTTCAGTGGCGAAGGTTGCAGGTTCCAAGAAGATTGCCACCGTCAATTTCAGGTCCAAATTCAAAGGATGTGAAACCAAAATCCATGTCGTTTCCTCAAATGGTTCTGTCTCTAGCTGCTCTTCGCGTCCG TCTGTGTCAAGTTTGAAGGCAGATGATAACAAACGCAGAAGTAATCTTGAATCTCTGTTTTGTTATGATAAAGCTATTCCAGAAGAAATAATTGAGAAGCCTATTGGGCTATCTTTGGAAGAGAAATCTATTGGTAACAATCCCCGATGCACTGATTGCGAGGCCAAAGGTGCTGTGCTTTGTGTCACTTGTGCTGGTTCTGGTCTATATGTTGATTCCATATTGGAAAGCCAGGGCATAATTGTTAAAGTTCGTTGCTTAG GCTGTGGGGGAACAGGCAATATAATGTGTGCAGAATGTGGCGGACGAGGTCATCTGGGACCCAAATGA
- the LOC108328067 gene encoding uncharacterized protein LOC108328067, giving the protein MHFICNIILQVNMAMLNNSNTTTQSQSIQIQAQVPQQRLPFTVPIKAQVSNFPDRTTVARQAARRVFQILFYLYFFLVAVLVIFLVIYGLVSDAHTHHFHPQKWYPPLLASTACAGLVGFTWQGITARQSTRVVRLAFWLSPLLTCAMGIMFICIGTAVSLAVGVLALVSALIQSLYGCWASPRFEYGTRILSVSIAFPPNKTQGLTLYSILIGLLYCCFLVAGIGGARAIENRTKLSAFFIFLILLSLGWTMQFLKNAMYITISRVKYMAFSGGVDMDTRIAFCDTIKHLTGCVSMGSILVPIIVLFRGFARATSLVGGDTDEFMFSCVSCYMGIASLLVIRGNRWGFVHVGVYNKGFVQASSDTWEMFVRVGLVELIDLDLTGVFCFLSGVGTGAICSLVSGIWSLVMHKSYATEVSIYAFLIGYFMCRLALAWAQACVAAYYVAYAENPQSTHFDSTIPVRLEQLNRSQALQIFRADNFS; this is encoded by the exons ATGCATTTCATATGCAATATTATATTGCAAGTCAACATGGCCATGTTGAACAATTCTAATACCACCACACAATCACAGAGCATCCAAATCCAAGCACAAGTTCCACAGCAAAGGCTTCCGTTCACAGTCCCCATCAAG GCACAAGTTTCAAACTTTCCCGATAGAACAACGGTGGCGCGTCAAGCGGCAAGAAGGGTTTTCCAGATTCTGTTTTACTTGTATTTTTTCTTGGTTGCAGTCTTGGTGATTTTCCTTGTCATATATGGTCTTGTCTCTGACGCTCACACCCACCATTTCCACCCTCAGAAATGGTATCCCCCACTTCTAGCTTCAACAGCATGTGCTGGACTTGTTGGTTTCACATGGCAAGGCATCACTGCACGCCAATCCACAAGGGTAGTCAGGTTAGCATTTTGGCTGAGTCCCCTGCTAACATGCGCAATGGGAATTATGTTTATATGCATTGGCACTGCAGTGAGTCTGGCAGTTGGTGTACTTGCTTTGGTTTCTGCACTGATCCAATCCCTCTATGGTTGTTGGGCCAGTCCCAGATTTGAATATGGCACCAGAATCTTGTCAGTTTCCATAGCTTTTCCTCCAAACAAAACCCAGGGGCTAACCCTTTATTCAATCCTCATTGGACTGCTTTACTGCTGTTTCCTGGTGGCTGGGATTGGAGGAGCAAGAGCCATTGAAAACAGAACCAAACTATCAGCCTTTTTCATCTTCTTGATCTTGCTGAGCCTAGGATGGACTATGCAGTTTCTGAAGAACGCAATGTATATCACAATTTCAAGGGTCAAGTATATGGCTTTTTCTGGAGGAGTTGACATGGACACTAGAATTGCATTTTGCGACACAATCAAACACTTAACTGGATGTGTTTCCATGGGCTCGATCTTGGTTCCCATCATCGTGCTCTTCCGGGGTTTTGCACGAGCCACAAGTCTGGTTGGAGGAGATACAGATGAGTTCATGTTTTCCTGTGTCAGTTGCTATATGGGGATTGCATCTCTTCTTGTGATCCGTGGGAACCGATGGGGTTTTGTGCACGTTGGAGTTTATAACAAAGGGTTTGTGCAAGCATCTTCTGATACTTGGGAGATGTTCGTTAGAGTTGGATTGGTAGAACTCATAGACTTGGATCTCACTGGAGTATTCTGTTTCCTTAGTGGGGTTGGCACAGGTGCAATATGTAGTCTAGTTAGTGGAATTTGGAGTCTTGTAATGCACAAGAGCTATGCCACAGAAGTGTCCATTTATGCTTTCCTCATTGGCTATTTCATG TGTCGATTGGCCTTAGCATGGGCACAAGCTTGCGTTGCAGCTTACTATGTTGCCTACGCAGAAAATCCACAGAGCACTCATTTTGACTCCACTATTCCAGTACGCTTGGAGCAGCTTAACAGATCTCAAGCTCTGCAAATATTCAGAGCTGATAATTTCAGCTGA